The genomic DNA AGGTCGAGTGCGGGGCGCTGGCGGAGGCGGTACGGCGGGTCGCGGTGGTGGCGGAGGCGAACAGTCCGGTGCGGCTGGACTTCTCGGCGCCGGACGGGACGGTGCTGCTGGGCGCCGGGTACGGCGACGACGTGGCCGCGCAGCGGCTGCCCGCCGTGCTGAGCGGTGCCGAAGAGGTCACGGCGGCGTTCAACCCGGGGTATCTGCTGGACGCGCTGAACTCCTTCGAGGCGCCCCGGGTGCGGCTGGAGCTGCTGGGGGCCGGACAGCGGACGCTGCTCACGGCGGTGGCGGACGGCGGCGAGCCGGACACCGCGCACCGGCATCTGCTCATGTCCGTGAGGCAACTGGTCTGAGGCAGCCGGGAGCAGTCGTCGACAGCCGGTCCGACCTGGGCATTTTCCCGCTCGGGGGGCCGTTGTCAGTGGGCTGCGGTAGCTTCCGAAGTGCCGGCGCGACGAGGCGACGGGAACGGCCACAGGGGTGGGTTGGCGATGAGTGACGGCACGGCGACGACGGACCTGGACGTCCGGCTGGAGAAGCACCGGGTCGAGCTGACCGGGTACTGCTATCGGATGCTCGGCTCCTCCTTCGAGGCCGAGGACGCGGTGCAGGACACGATGGTCCGCGCCTGGCGGAGCTACGAGAAGTTCGAGGGCCGCTCCAGCCTCCGCTCCTGGCTGTACCGGATCGCGACGAATGTCTGTCTGGACATGCTGACGGCGGGCAACAAGCGCGCCCGGCCCATGGACCTGACCGACTCCACCCCCCTCGCCCAGGCCGCGCTCTCCCCGCGCCCCGACAGCACCTGGCTGGAGCCGATGCCCGACGTGCGCGTGCTGCCGACGGCGAGCGACCCGGCCGAGGCGGCCGTGGCCAAGGAGTCCGTGCGGCTCGCGTTCATGGCCGCGCTCCAGCGACTGCCGCCCAAGCAGCGGGCGGTGCTGATCCTGCGCGAGGTGCTGGCGTGGAAGGCGAGCGAGGTCGCGGAGCTGCTCGACACCTCGGTCGCCTCGGTCAACAGCGCGCTCCAGCGGGCGCGGGCGACGCTCGCCGACAGCGAGGGCGCCGCCGCGGACGCCGCCGTGTCCGACCCGCTCGACGAGGAGCAGCAGAAGCTGCTGGAGCGCTATGTGGCGGCGTTCGAGGGGTACGACATGGCGGCGCTGACGGCGCTGCTGCACGAGGACGCGGTGATGACGATGCCGCCGTTCGACCTGTGGCTGTGCGGCACGCCGGACATCACCGGCTTCATGACCACGCTCGGCGCGGCCTGCGCGGGCTCGCGGCTGCTGCCGGTCCAGGTCAACGGCCTGCCGGGCTTCGCCCAGTACAAGCCGGACCCGGAGGCGGGCGGTTTCACTCCCTGGGCGCTCCAGGTCCTGGAGATCTCAGACGGCCGGCTCACCGGGTTCCACTTCTTCCTCGACACGAAGCGCTGGTTCCCGCTCTTCGGCCTCCCCCTCCACCTCGAAGCGGAGGCCGACGAGATCGAGTAGCGCGCGCAGGGCGGGAGCCGGGGCGCGGACCCTGATCCGGCCCCCGGTCCGGCGGGCGGCCAGCTCCAGGCGGGCCAGCGCGTCGACGGCCGCCAGGCCCGGCGGCCCGAGCGCAGCCGCGTCGCACACGACCACACCCGCGCCGGTGGACTCCAGCAGCGCGCGCACGTCCTCGCACAGCCTCGCCACGGCGTCCTGGCTGACGGCGGCGGGCAGGACCAGTACTGCGGGTGTCATGGCATCCACGTTCGGT from Streptomyces avermitilis MA-4680 = NBRC 14893 includes the following:
- a CDS encoding sigma-70 family RNA polymerase sigma factor, which produces MSDGTATTDLDVRLEKHRVELTGYCYRMLGSSFEAEDAVQDTMVRAWRSYEKFEGRSSLRSWLYRIATNVCLDMLTAGNKRARPMDLTDSTPLAQAALSPRPDSTWLEPMPDVRVLPTASDPAEAAVAKESVRLAFMAALQRLPPKQRAVLILREVLAWKASEVAELLDTSVASVNSALQRARATLADSEGAAADAAVSDPLDEEQQKLLERYVAAFEGYDMAALTALLHEDAVMTMPPFDLWLCGTPDITGFMTTLGAACAGSRLLPVQVNGLPGFAQYKPDPEAGGFTPWALQVLEISDGRLTGFHFFLDTKRWFPLFGLPLHLEAEADEIE
- a CDS encoding STAS domain-containing protein codes for the protein MSSTARPGLPNVDAMTPAVLVLPAAVSQDAVARLCEDVRALLESTGAGVVVCDAAALGPPGLAAVDALARLELAARRTGGRIRVRAPAPALRALLDLVGLRFEVEGEAEEREPALRVEEEVEPGEPAV